One Ornithorhynchus anatinus isolate Pmale09 chromosome 2, mOrnAna1.pri.v4, whole genome shotgun sequence DNA segment encodes these proteins:
- the TMEM219 gene encoding insulin-like growth factor-binding protein 3 receptor, whose protein sequence is MGSWQAGKNLRHCLAHRPPLVCAALSLLLLGAAGLGLGSFVHFHGAGLHDPDVPQDWISFLRSLGRLTLCPGNGSAGGRPLLPGTHSVRLLTSLNLGGGPKGNKTQRLQAALWGHQLGLTGLSAEELVLIRTQAPMEGTPGTCLVFNAAPSVLPLSQPPQSCQEEEDGEAVNVFASENPRPGEECYRVWGRGDVIVTKLLTSEELALCGSRLLYSGCFLLLFCGLLCCCAAICTHPHWESPQSWNQI, encoded by the exons ATGGGCAGCTGGCAGGCAGGAAAGAACCTgcgacactgcctggcacaccgCCCGCCCTTGGTCTGTGCTGCTCTTTCACTGCTGCTGCTGGGCGCCGCGGGCCTGGGCCTTGGGAGTTTTGTTCATTTTCATGGGGCCGGGCTCCACGACCCCGACGTACCCCAG GACTGGATCTCCTTTCTGAGGTCCCTGGGGCGGCTGACCCTCTGCCCAGGGAATGGGTCGGCTGGGGGAAGGccacttctgcctggaactcattCCGTGCGCCTGCTAACCAGCCTGAACCTCGGCGGGGGCCCAAAAGGGAACAAGACTCAGCGGCTGCAGGCTGCCCTCTGGGGCCATCAGCTGGGCCTAACTg GCCTTTCTGCTGAAGAACTGGTCTTGATCAGGACCCAGGCGCCAATGGAGGGGACCCCAGGGACTTGCCTGGTCTTCAACGCGGCCCCTAGTGTCCTTCCCTTGAGCCAGCCGCCTCAGTCCTGCCAGGAAGAAGAAGACGGGGAAGCTGTGAATGTGTTTGCCAGTGAGAACCCCAGGCCGGGAGAGGAGTGTTATCGGGTCTGGGGCCGTGGAGATGTCATTGTCACCAAATTACTTACCTCA GAGGAGCTGGCTCTGTGTGGTTCGCGGCTACTCTACTCCggctgtttcctcctcctcttctgtggCCTCCTCTGCTGCTGTGCAGCCATCTGTACCCATCCCCACTGGGAGAGTCCCCAGTCCTGGAACCAGATCTAG